The following proteins come from a genomic window of Oncorhynchus masou masou isolate Uvic2021 chromosome 25, UVic_Omas_1.1, whole genome shotgun sequence:
- the LOC135513716 gene encoding E3 ubiquitin-protein ligase KCMF1-like, with protein sequence MSRHEGVSCDACLKGNFRGRRYKCLICYDYDLCASCYEGGATTTRHTTEHAMQCVLTRVDFDLYYGGEALSVEQPQAFTCPYCGRMGYTETSLQEHVAADHTETSSEVICPICASLPGGDPNHVTDDFVAHLTLEHRAPRDLDESSGVRHVRRMFHPGRGLGGPRARRSNMHFTSSTSGGSSTTQTSTQSSNYNREAMDPIAELLSQLSGVRRSAGGQLSSGPSASQLQQLQMQLQLERQQTQAARQQLETARSATQRSSRTPTNAGLNANPSPGHHNANPSSNSTSPNPGHHEFTTHTQQSNSQFLLNRLSEPRLSEAERQLSEGQWADRSLFVTELLLSTLLADPDHSEDDDLHDYHDAVIRGSDAFSDFGTFGDMGCVEVMTLDVALENLNLREQKEQRPPPL encoded by the exons ATGTCCCGTCATGAAG GTGTGAGCTGCGATGCGTGTTTGAAGGGTAACTTCCGGGGGCGGCGGTACAAGTGTTTAATTTGCTACGACTACGACCTGTGTGCGTCGTGCTACGAGGGCGGAGCCACGAccaccagacacacaacagaacacgCCATGCAGTGCGTACTAACCAGGGTCGACTTCG ACCTGTATTATGGAGGAGAGGCCTTGTCAGTGGAGCAGCCACAGGCCTTTACCTGTCCCTACTGTGGCAGGATGGGCTACACAGAGACCTCCCTTCAGGAGCACGTTGCTGCAGATCACACCGAGACCTCCTCAGAGGTG ATCTGTCCCATATGCGCTTCGCTGCCCGGCGGGGACCCTAATCACGTGACTGACGACTTCGTTGCTCATCTCACACTTGAACACAGAGCCCCCAGAGACTTG GATGAGTCGAGTGGGGTGCGGCACGTGCGTAGGATGTTCCACCCGGGTCGGGGTCTAGGGGGGCCGAGGGCCCGTCGATCCAACATGCACTTCACCTCCTCAACCTCCGGGGGGAGCTCTACCACACAGACCTCAACACAGAGCTCCAACTACAACAGGGAGGCCATGGATCCTATAGctg AGCTTCTCTCCCAGTTGTCGGGGGTGCGTAGGTCGGCGGGCGGCCAGCTGAGTTCAGGTCCTTCAGCCTCCCAGCTACAGCAGCTCCAG atGCAGCTCCAGTTGGAGCGGCAACAAACCCAGGCTGCCAGACAGCAGTTGGAGACGGCCCGGAGTGCCACACAACGCAGCAGCCGTACCCCCACCAACGCAGGGCTGAATGCCAATCCAAGCCCAGGGCATCACAACGCCAACCCCAGTTCCAACTCTACCAGCCCCAACCCAGGGCATCACGAATTCACCACGCACACACAGCAGAGCAACTCCCAGTTCCTCCTCAACAG ACTGAGTGAGCCGAGGTTGTCGGAGGCGGAGCGTCAGCTGAGTGAGGGCCAGTGGGCGGACCGCTCTCTCTTCGTCACGgagctcctcctctccaccctgctgGCCGATCCCGACCACAGCGAAGATGACGATCTCCATGACTACCACGACGCCGTGATCCGAGGTTCTGACGCGTTCAGTGATTTCGGCACCTTCGGAGACATGGGCTGCGTGGAGGTCATGACCTTGGACGTGGCGTTGGAGAACCTCAACCTCCGAGAACAAAAGGAGCAGCGACCCCCGCCTCTTTGA